A genome region from Schistocerca americana isolate TAMUIC-IGC-003095 chromosome 1, iqSchAmer2.1, whole genome shotgun sequence includes the following:
- the LOC124620657 gene encoding cuticle protein 21.3: protein MAFKVALLAALLAVAHAGGPAAYSTYTNTADFGAVGATLESTSKGFGGLNTISQFSKAVDSPTSSVRISNSRVSNDFGSLGYGALPAPAGLAYGAAGASYGASLHGAGAYGVVRAAPAIAAAPALAYGARAYAAPAIAAAPAIAAAPALAYGARAYAAPALAYGRGLAYGGAYRAAVAAPALAYGGAYRAAVAAPALAYGGAYRAAVAAPALAYGGAYRAAYAAPALAYGARAYAAPAYAAAPAVLAAAPGHVTFAGLGTAYHF from the exons atggCTTTCAAG GTCGCTCTCCTGGCAGCTCTGCTGGCCGTGGCCCACGCCGGTGGCCCAGCCGCCTACTCCACCTACACCAACACCGCCGACTTCGGCGCCGTCGGAGCGACCCTCGAGAGCACCTCGAAGGGCTTTGGCGGCCTCAACACCATCAGCCAGTTCTCCAAGGCCGTGGACAGCCCGACCTCCAGCGTGCGCATCAGCAACTCGCGCGTCAGCAACGACTTCGGCTCGCTGGGCTACGGCGCCCTGCCCGCCCCCGCCGGCCTGGCCTACGGCGCTGCCGGTGCCTCCTACGGCGCCTCCCTGCACGGTGCCGGTGCCTACGGAGTAGtccgcgccgcccccgccatcgccgccgcccccgccctgGCCTACGGAGCCCGCGCTTACGCCGCCCCCGCCATCGCCGCTGCCCCCGccatcgccgccgcccccgccctgGCCTACGGCGCCcgcgcctacgccgcccccgctctTGCCTACGGCCGCGGCCTCGCCTACGGCGGTGCCTACCGTGCCGCTGTCGCCGCCCCCGCTCTGGCCTACGGTGGTGCCTACCGTGCCGCTGTCGCCGCCCCCGCTCTGGCCTACGGTGGTGCCTACCGTGCCGCTGTCGCCGCCCCCGCTCTGGCCTACGGTGGTGCCTACCGcgccgcctacgccgcccccgctctGGCCTACGGAGCCcgcgcctacgccgcccccgcctacGCCGCTGCCCCCGCCGTCCTCGCCGCTGCCCCCGGTCACGTTACCTTCGCCGGCCTGGGCACAGCCTACCACTTCTAA